CTCCGCCTGGACGTGCCCATTGCCATGAGCATTCCTATCTCACCAACCTTTTCCATAACTATCATTATCAGGACATTGGCGACACCAAAACCTGATATGCCGAAGATGATAACATAAAAGAAATAAACCATACTCTCCGAGGTCTCAAGAAGGGTCAGTATTTCTGCATTCTGCTCCATCCAGCTTATAGCATCATAGCCTGTCTCCCGGTCAATTCCGTTAGCCAGCTCTTCAGCAGCATAAGCATCAGACAACTTTATCCCCATTCCTGTTATCACATCCCCTGACCCATAGAGATCCTGCAACCGCTCAAGATTTACAAATGCCATTGTTTCGTCAACTGGCGTTCCGGTCTGGAATATGCCGGTAATGGTAAAATCGGCAGGTTCTGCACCCGGGATCTGGGCTGTGACAGTATCGCCCACCTCCATCTCCAGATTTTTTGCCAGTTTATAACCAATGATTATGCGGCTGCCGGGATTTTCAATAGATGCAAACTCCCCGGCCAGTAAATATTTTTCCCTGTTAACGACCCGGTTCTCATCTTCAGGATTGATACCGTACAACAGCACCCCTTCAGCGTTGTGTTTGTATTGCAGGGCAGCTTCACCCTGGAAATATGACGAGACACTTTCTACACCTTCCAGATCGTAGATATGGTTCTCAAGCCCGTGGTAGAGGTGTATGTAATCCTCGCCCTCCTTTGGCATGATCGTGATATGAGCCTGGTTCTCAATTGTCGAATCGATCAATATACTCGTGTAACCACTCATCATTGACATGAAGATTATGATTATCCCCACAGCCAGTGATACTGCAATTATGGAAAATAAGGTCTGCCGCCGGCGTGACTTGATATGTCTTGTGGCAACATCCAGCTCAAACATAGCAATCTCCCTCACTCACGACCTATCGCCTCCACCGGCTTAAGTTTTGAAGCACGACTGGCAGGGTATATTCCGGCGATGAGGTTTAGCAGGAATGTGAACAACACAATAATGACTGCATCCTGCAATCTCACAACAAACGGAATCGAGGTGATGCCGGCCATGACTTCCATTTCATATTCAAATGACCCCATTTGTATGGCTAACGTCGCACCCAGTATCACACCTATTAAAGCACCCAGCAGTCCCAGGATGCCGCTTTCCATTACGAATATTATCAAAATACTTCTTCTTGACACTCCCATTGCCATGAGCATGCCTATCTCTTTAGTCTTCTCCATGACCACCATGAAAAGGGTACTGACGATTCCGAAAGATGCGATAATGATAATAAGACCCAGTGTGATAGCATTGCTTGTCCCTTCCATTTTCAGTGTCTGTATTATCTCCGGATTAGTCTCCTTCCAGCCTGAAGCAGGATATCCCAGGGTATCTATCTTCTCTGATATGGCCTGTGCACGCTCACGGTCATCCCCGCGAA
The sequence above is a segment of the ANME-2 cluster archaeon genome. Coding sequences within it:
- a CDS encoding ABC transporter permease produces the protein MFELDVATRHIKSRRRQTLFSIIAVSLAVGIIIIFMSMMSGYTSILIDSTIENQAHITIMPKEGEDYIHLYHGLENHIYDLEGVESVSSYFQGEAALQYKHNAEGVLLYGINPEDENRVVNREKYLLAGEFASIENPGSRIIIGYKLAKNLEMEVGDTVTAQIPGAEPADFTITGIFQTGTPVDETMAFVNLERLQDLYGSGDVITGMGIKLSDAYAAEELANGIDRETGYDAISWMEQNAEILTLLETSESMVYFFYVIIFGISGFGVANVLIMIVMEKVGEIGMLMAMGTSRRSIMLIFLLEAGILGMAGVIIGCILGYVASLAIASITIPIPPEMYFGMDHLPVVIELENFISASVFAMVINIIAGVFPARRASKMDPVEAIYSV